One genomic segment of Oncorhynchus mykiss isolate Arlee chromosome 10, USDA_OmykA_1.1, whole genome shotgun sequence includes these proteins:
- the slc22a5 gene encoding solute carrier family 22 member 5 — MGDYDDVTAFLGQKGPYFYRTFFLLNTLFISTGFFGLFIVFVGATPPHHCFVPDSGNLSEAWRKAIIPIEVVNGQEEESKCSRYRLDVVRNLSALGYIPGLDVNLTEVEQEYCVDGWSYSKDIYQSTIVTEWDLVCDNEWKTPFASSTLFVGFLIGSLLSGQLSDRFGRKKVIFISLVAQLVSVLIQAFSPSWEVFCIMFTFVGASQISLYISAFVLGTEVLSKSMREVFTTLGAFLHYCIGYMTLPWIAYAMREWRTLLIILSSVSVVYIPLWWFIPESPRWLYSQGRVEEAEAILRDAAKRNRVTAPEVIFKDTELDVASAPKNKYSMIDVLRTSNIRCVTLMCLFLWMAVNMGYYGLSLNTSNLSGDPYLNCFLSALTEVPAYVVSTVLLRNCQRRPLLSSFLLIGGGMLFMIQLIPENLQGVAIAVEMVGKFAFTMSFTVVYIYTAEIYPTVVRSAGVGVCSSAARIGTIAAPYVIYLGSINKYLPYIIMGSLTVTSSAVNLFLPETFRKELPETVEHMQQCKGLCRKEPRNANILKKGGDTPAILNEVKL; from the exons ATGGGAGATTATGATGACGTTACTGCCTTCCTGGGTCAGAAAGGACCTTATTTCTATAGGACTTTCTTTCTTCTGAACACACTTTTCATCTCCACTGGATTCTTTGGTCTGTTCATTGTATTTGTTGGAGCAACTCCCCCACACCACTGTTTTGTCCCAGACTCGGGCAACCTGAGCGAGGCATGGAGGAAGGCCATCATTCCCATAGAGGTGGTGAacggacaggaggaggagagcaagTGCAGTAGATACAGGCTGGATGTGGTCAGAAACCTGTCTGCTCTGGGCTACATCCCCGGCCTGGACGTCAACCTCACTGAGGTGGAGCAGGAGTactgtgtggatggatggagctACAGCAAAGATATATACCAGTCTACCATAGTCACTGAG TGGGACCTTGTATGTGACAATGAGTGGAAAACTCCTTTTGCCTCGTCGACTCTTTTTGTGGGTTTCCTGATTGGATCCCTGTTGTCTGGACAGCTTTCTGACAG GTTTGGGAGGAAGAAAGTTATTTTCATCTCTCTTGTTGCCCAGTTGGTCTCTGTGCTCATTCAGGCCTTCTCTCCCTCATGGGAGGTTTTCTGCATTATGTTCACGTTTGTTGGGGCCTCTCAGATATCCCTCTATATCAGTGCATTTGTACTGG GAACAGAGGTGTTGAGTAAGTCCATGCGTGAAGTTTTCACTACTCTGGGGGCTTTTCTGCACTACTGTATCGGCTACATGACACTGCCCTGGATCGCTTACGCAATGAGGGAATGGAGAACACTTCTCATAATCCTGTCCAGTGTGTCCGTAGTGTATATCCCATTGTGGTG GTTCATCCCAGAGTCTCCACGTTGGCTATACTCTCAGGGAAGAGTAGAGGAGGCTGAGGCCATACTGAGAGACGCTGCCAAGAGAAACAGAGTCACAGCACCAGAGGTCATCTTTAAAGACACTGAG TTGGACGTGGCATCTGCACCGAAAAACAAATATAGCATGATTGACGTTCTGAGAACCAGCAACATCAGATGTGTTACATTGATGTGTTTGTTTTTATG GATGGCAGTAAACATGGGATATTATGGACTCTCGCTAAACACATCCAATCTGAGTGGAGATCCTTATCTAAATTGTTTCTTATCAGCTCTTACTGAAGTCCCAGCATATGTAGTATCTACAGTGCTCCTCAGGAACTGTCAGAGAAGACCCCTACTGTCATCGTTCCTCTTAATAGGAGGAGGAATGCTTTTCATGATCCAACTCATCCCTGAGA atctGCAAGGTGTTGCTATAGCTGTGGAGATGGTTGGGAAGTTTGCCTTCACAATGTCGTTCACCGTGGTCTACATCTACACCGCAGAGATCTACCCTACTGTTGTCAGGAGTGCTGGCGTCGGGGTCTGTTCTTCAGCTGCTCGGATCGGGACTATTGCAGCCCCATACGTCATCTACCTAG GGAGCATTAACAAGTACCTCCCCTACATTATAATGGGAAGTCTGACTGTCACCTCGTCCGCTGTGAACCTCTTCCTGCCTGAGACATTCCGCAAAGAGCTACCAGAGACTGTAGAGCATATGCAGCAATGCAAAGG TTTGTGCAGAAAAGAGCCACGGAATGCCAATATCCTGAAGAAAGGAGGAGATACCCCAGCAATATTAAATGAGGTCAAACTCTGA
- the LOC110533371 gene encoding solute carrier family 22 member 5: MRGYEDNTAFLGEWGPFQQTVFFLLCASTIPNGFSAFSVIFLGDSPPHHCFVPDSGNLSEAWRKAIIPIEVVNGQEKESKCSRYRLDVVRNLSALGYIPGLDVNLTEVEQECCVDGWSYSKDIYQSTIVTEFDLVCNDKWKQPFTSSVYFLGVLCGSFFSGQLSDRFGRKPVLFVTMAVQTLFTFVQVFSQSWEMFSVLFFIVGLGQISNYVAAFVLGTEILTATVRVLYVTLGVCLFFAFGYMMLPLLAFFIRDWRSLLLVMSVPGLVYIPLWWFIPESPRWLLSQGRVEEAEAILRDAARRNRVTAPEVIFEESEGEEKPKPEEHHSPLDLLKTSNIRKITLILALVWFTLSMGYFAISLNTSRLHGDPYVNCFISAAIEVPAYVISWLFLRYLPRRISASASMLLGGGALYFIQLVPPSLPSLSIALEMLGKFGMAIGTALMYAYTGELYPTVIRNTALGSCAMISRVGSIIAPYIMTLSTYYKYLPYILLGSLLVLSAMAIPLLPESFGHPLPETIKQMHKRKWLKCPSLKRMRDHLNSSLMNDTRLSV; this comes from the exons ATGAGAGGCTATGAGGATAACACAGCCTTCCTGGGGGAGTGGGGACCCTTTCAACAGACTGTCTTCTTTCTGCTCTGTGCCAGCACCATTCCCAACGGATTCAGCGCCTTCTCCGTCATCTTTCTAGGGGACAGCCCCCCGCACCACTGTTTTGTCCCAGACTCGGGCAACCTGAGCGAGGCATGGAGGAAGGCCATCATTCCCATAGAGGTGGTGAATGGACAGGAGAAGGAGAGCAAGTGCAGCAGATACAGGCTGGATGTGGTCAGAAACCTGTCTGCTCTGGGCTACATCCCCGGCCTGGACGTCAACCTCACTGAGGTGGAGCAGGAGtgctgtgtggatggatggagctACAGCAAAGATATATACCAGTCTACCATAGTCACTGAG TTTGACTTAGTGTGCAATGACAAATGGAAGCAGCCATTCACTTCCTCTGTGTACTTCCTTGGGGTGCTGTGTGGCTCCTTCTTCTCTGGACAGCTCTCTGACCG GTTTGGGCGAAAGCCTGTCCTTTTTGTGACCATGGCAGTCCAGACACTCTTTACCTTTGTTCAAGTCTTTTCTcagtcctgggaaatgttctcaGTCCTCTTCTTCATTGTGGGACTGGGGCAAATATCCAACTATGTGGCAGCGTTCGTATTGG GCACAGAAATCTTGACGGCCACAGTGCGTGTCCTATACGTTACACTGGGGGTGTGTCTGTTCTTTGCCTTCGGCTACATGATGCTGCCTCTCCTGGCATTCTTCATCCGGGACTGGAGGTCGCTCCTTCTGGTTATGTCTGTGCCTGGCCTGGTATACATCCCCCTCTGGTG GTTCATCCCAGAGTCTCCCAGATGGCTGCTCTCTcagggaagagtggaggaggcTGAGGCCATACTGAGAGATGCTGCCAGGAGGAACAGAGTCACAGCACCAGAGGTCATCTTTGAGGAGTCAGAG GGTGAAGAGAAACCTAAACCAGAGGAACATCACAGTCCTTTGGACCTCCTGAAGACTAGCAACATTCGTAAAATCACCCTCATATTGGCTCTAGTGTG GTTCACCCTGAGTATGGGCTACTTCGCCATATCCCTGAACACATCCCGTCTCCATGGAGACCCCTAtgtgaactgtttcatctctgcTGCCATCGAGGTGCCTGCTTACGTCATCAGCTGGCTCTTCTTGCGCTACCTACCCAGGAGGATATCTGCCTCCGCTAGCATGCTGCTAGGAGGGGGAGCTCTCTACTTCATCCAGCTGGTACCGCCAA GTCTACCTAGCCTATCCATAGCCCTGGAGATGTTGGGTAAATTTGGCATGGCCATTGGTACTGCACTGATGTATGCCTACACTGGAGAGCTGTATCCCACAGTGATCAGGAACACTGCGCTAGGCTCCTGTGCCATGATCTCTCGGGTAGGCAGTATCATCGCTCCCTACATCATGACCTTGA GTACCTATTATAAGTATTTGCCATACATTTTACTGGGGAGTCTTCTTGTGCTGTCAGCTATGGCCATTCCTCTTTTACCAGAGAGCTTTGGCCATCCTCTACCAGAGACCATTAAGCAGATGCACAAACGAAAGTG GCTAAAGTGCCCATCTCTGAAGAGGATGAGAGACCACCTGAACAGCTCTTTGATGAATGACACTAGATTGAGTGTCTAG
- the slc22a21 gene encoding solute carrier family 22 member 5 isoform X2 yields the protein MTENGYEDNTAFLGEWGPFQQMVFFLLCLSIIPNGFTGSFLSGQLSDRFGRKHVLFATMGVQTVFTFIQVFSPTWVVFCALFFVVGMGQISNYVAAFVLGTEILSPSKRIIYSTLGVCMFYTIGYTLLPAVAFFIRDWRMLMLALTLPGFLYVPFWWFIPESPRWLLSQGRVEEAEAILRDAARRNRVTAPEVIFQPVQLEPKAGKLVAHNICDLVRSSNIRWVSITLWLVWTILSIGYFALSLNTSNLAGSSYLNCFLSAAIEVPAYTMAWLMFRCCPRRLCLFSTLFLGGVVLLCINLIPPNLSSVSTALEMLGKFGVTAAFSIVYAYTAELYPTVVRNTAIGACSMASRVGSISAPYFIYLGGYSKSLPYILMGSLTALSGLLSLLLPESHRMPLPDTITHMQTFPGWKKRSVYKLSQSTGEEDVSDTL from the exons ATGACTGAGAATGGCTATGAGGATAACACTGCCTTTCTTGGGGAATGGGGACCGTTCCAACAGATGGTGTTCTTTCTCTTATGTTTGAGTATCATCCCTAACGGCTTTACAG GCTCCTTCCTCTCTGGCCAGCTCTCTGACAG GTTTGGGAGGAAACATGTTCTCTTTGCCACCATGGGAGTTCAGACTGTGTTCACATTTATCCAGGTCTTCTCTCCAACCTGGGTTGTATTCTGTGCCTTATTCTTTGTTGTCGGGATGGGGCAAATCTCAAATTATGTGGCTGCATTTGTGCTAg GAACTGAAATTTTATCTCCATCCAAACGGATAATCTACTCCACTCTTGGAGTTTGTATGTTCTACACCATTGGCTACACGCTCCTTCCAGCAGTGGCCTTCTTCATCAGAGACTGGAGGATGCTGATgctagccctcaccctcccagGCTTCCTTTATGTCCCTTTTTGGTG GTTCATCCCAGAGTCTCCCAGATGGCTGCTCTCTcagggaagagtggaggaggcTGAGGCCATACTGAGAGATGCTGCCAGGAGGAACAGAGTCACAGCACCAGAGGTCATCTTCCAGCCTGTACAG TTAGAGCCCAAGGCTGGGAAGTTGGTGGCCCACAACATCTGTGATCTGGTGAGGTCCAGCAACATCCGTTGGGTGTCCATCACGCTGTGGCTGGTCTG GACCATTCTGTCCATCGGGTACTTTGCCTTGTCACTGAACACGTCCAACCTGGCAGGGAGCTCCTATCTGAACTGTTTTCTGTCAGCTGCCATTGAGGTCCCTGCCTATACCATGGCCTGGCTCATGTTCCGCTGCTGCCCCCGGCGCCTGTGTCTCTTCTCCACTCTGTTTCTGGGTGGGGTGGTGCTGCTCTGCATAAACCTCATACCACCAA ATCTGAGCTCTGTGTCCACTGCACTAGAGATGCTGGGGAAGTTTGGTGTGACTGCAGCTTTTTCCATCGTGTACGCCTACACGGCTGAGCTCTACCCCACTGTCGTGAGGAACACAGCCATAGGGGCCTGTTCCATGGCCTCCAGAGTGGGGAGCATCTCTGCCCCATACTTCATCTATCTGG GAGGCTATTCCAAGTCGCTGCCATACATTCTAATGGGGAGTCTTACAGCTCTGTCTGGGTTGCTTAGCCTCCTGCTGCCTGAGAGCCATCGTATGCCTCTTCCAGACACCATCACTCACATGCAGACCTTCCCAGG ATGGAAAAAGAGATCAGTGTATAAACTGAGCCAATCTACAGGAGAGGAAGATGTGTCCGATACTTTGTGA
- the slc22a21 gene encoding solute carrier family 22 member 5 isoform X1, whose protein sequence is MTENGYEDNTAFLGEWGPFQQMVFFLLCLSIIPNGFTGMSIVFIGDTPSHHCLIPANANITGEWRNHSIPLEEESGTVVLSKCARYKLDVIKSFSERGYVPGIDVNVSEIQHETCLDGWEYDRGTYISTIVSEWDLVCADKWKNPLTSSVFFCGVLTGSFLSGQLSDRFGRKHVLFATMGVQTVFTFIQVFSPTWVVFCALFFVVGMGQISNYVAAFVLGTEILSPSKRIIYSTLGVCMFYTIGYTLLPAVAFFIRDWRMLMLALTLPGFLYVPFWWFIPESPRWLLSQGRVEEAEAILRDAARRNRVTAPEVIFQPVQLEPKAGKLVAHNICDLVRSSNIRWVSITLWLVWTILSIGYFALSLNTSNLAGSSYLNCFLSAAIEVPAYTMAWLMFRCCPRRLCLFSTLFLGGVVLLCINLIPPNLSSVSTALEMLGKFGVTAAFSIVYAYTAELYPTVVRNTAIGACSMASRVGSISAPYFIYLGGYSKSLPYILMGSLTALSGLLSLLLPESHRMPLPDTITHMQTFPGWKKRSVYKLSQSTGEEDVSDTL, encoded by the exons ATGACTGAGAATGGCTATGAGGATAACACTGCCTTTCTTGGGGAATGGGGACCGTTCCAACAGATGGTGTTCTTTCTCTTATGTTTGAGTATCATCCCTAACGGCTTTACAGGTATGTCTATTGTGTTCATCggtgatacaccatcccaccaTTGCCTCATACCCGCAAATGCGAACATTACTGGCGAATGGAGAAATCACAGTATTCCTTTGGAGGAGGAAAGCGGGACTGTTGTGCTCAGTAAATGCGCCAGATACAAACTCGATGTCATAAAGAGTTTCTCAGAAAGAGGTTATGTCCCAGGGATCGATGTCAACGTTTCTGAAATACAACACGAGACCTGTTTGGATGGCTGGGAATACGATCGGGGGACGTACATCTCCACTATTGTGTCCGAG TGGGACCTGGTGTGTGCTGATAAGTGGAAGAACCCTTTGACTTcttctgtcttcttctgtggtgtcctcacAGGCTCCTTCCTCTCTGGCCAGCTCTCTGACAG GTTTGGGAGGAAACATGTTCTCTTTGCCACCATGGGAGTTCAGACTGTGTTCACATTTATCCAGGTCTTCTCTCCAACCTGGGTTGTATTCTGTGCCTTATTCTTTGTTGTCGGGATGGGGCAAATCTCAAATTATGTGGCTGCATTTGTGCTAg GAACTGAAATTTTATCTCCATCCAAACGGATAATCTACTCCACTCTTGGAGTTTGTATGTTCTACACCATTGGCTACACGCTCCTTCCAGCAGTGGCCTTCTTCATCAGAGACTGGAGGATGCTGATgctagccctcaccctcccagGCTTCCTTTATGTCCCTTTTTGGTG GTTCATCCCAGAGTCTCCCAGATGGCTGCTCTCTcagggaagagtggaggaggcTGAGGCCATACTGAGAGATGCTGCCAGGAGGAACAGAGTCACAGCACCAGAGGTCATCTTCCAGCCTGTACAG TTAGAGCCCAAGGCTGGGAAGTTGGTGGCCCACAACATCTGTGATCTGGTGAGGTCCAGCAACATCCGTTGGGTGTCCATCACGCTGTGGCTGGTCTG GACCATTCTGTCCATCGGGTACTTTGCCTTGTCACTGAACACGTCCAACCTGGCAGGGAGCTCCTATCTGAACTGTTTTCTGTCAGCTGCCATTGAGGTCCCTGCCTATACCATGGCCTGGCTCATGTTCCGCTGCTGCCCCCGGCGCCTGTGTCTCTTCTCCACTCTGTTTCTGGGTGGGGTGGTGCTGCTCTGCATAAACCTCATACCACCAA ATCTGAGCTCTGTGTCCACTGCACTAGAGATGCTGGGGAAGTTTGGTGTGACTGCAGCTTTTTCCATCGTGTACGCCTACACGGCTGAGCTCTACCCCACTGTCGTGAGGAACACAGCCATAGGGGCCTGTTCCATGGCCTCCAGAGTGGGGAGCATCTCTGCCCCATACTTCATCTATCTGG GAGGCTATTCCAAGTCGCTGCCATACATTCTAATGGGGAGTCTTACAGCTCTGTCTGGGTTGCTTAGCCTCCTGCTGCCTGAGAGCCATCGTATGCCTCTTCCAGACACCATCACTCACATGCAGACCTTCCCAGG ATGGAAAAAGAGATCAGTGTATAAACTGAGCCAATCTACAGGAGAGGAAGATGTGTCCGATACTTTGTGA